A window of Magnolia sinica isolate HGM2019 chromosome 13, MsV1, whole genome shotgun sequence genomic DNA:
ttagggttagggagatCAAGTAGGAGTGAAAGAGAAGAGAGTGAACCTGAAGCCCGCCTACGTGTGTGGACAGCAGGCCACGACTGACGCACGTGTGCTGAGGGCCGTCCGCACGTGCGTGGGACCTACGAACCCAAAAACTCCCTCCTTGGGGCTGGTTGGCTAGGGTTGGGCTACAAACCCCCTAAGTTTCAGCCCGATCTGACGTACGGTCCGTgtatggtgctccgccgaagtttcagccctcttgcagggCTAGATTCCAAAAATCTGCTATAGAGAAGGAACGACTGCAAAATAACGATTGATTTGAAGGTGGAATGATTGTAGAGAAAggtgaatatggatggtagaagatttttttttttttttttttgggggggggggggtattggGATGGGTgtagcttcgcaccacagtagttagcccttcgaataagggagggtttcgcacctaaTTGAATTTTCACAAGTCggagagaagcaggaaaacgcagaaattttattcaattttcaatgagaaaaaaaaaaaaaaaaaaccacaatggttgcctatatataataaaatcatataccccaaaactcgtgccatgtgcacaacctattacttagagatggAGTTatcacaaataacaactaatcaaagtaatctaaatcgtccatgatgttcctaagaacaataataaccaaaactcaaagttcTAGGTCGTTTGGAattgtgggccacgatcatgagaactcatggtgggattcacatgacgatcaggtccactccaaggaaccaaaatgcagtcctctaactaggaggcccttcttggacgtcgtcatcgatccagatcgatggtagggccctcctcctccttgcgtacgtgcgtaggggagcGTGCATGTGCGTATAATGTCCCCATCAGACGCCCCTTGAGGGGTGTCTTCTTGATCATTCGGACTTCTGAGTTTCTAATTATATCTTtctactaaaaaagaaaaaatgatacATGAATTGTAGAATCACTCAAAGACAAGTTAGTGTAGGGTTCCACTATGAAAGAGCTGCAAGTTTATAAAATAGGGACTGATTAATATACGAACTTACAATAAATGTGAATGTTCAACttgtttaaaaaatataataaattacaaaaaagaagaagttgtATTAATAATTTACTATGCTGAGTAGGAAAGGTTTTTAAATAATGGCATTGGTCAAGTTAGCATATCAGCCGGGTCCAAAAACGATATGATAGAGGCCTGTATTGGCTGAGATTGTTTCTTtgcataaaaatttgaaatattgTCTGCAAAATATGGAAAAAATGTAAAACACTAGAATCtatcatttattttatttatgtttctTAACATGTACTCTAAGTGCATCTATCATATGAAGGATCTATTATTTCTGGCATCTAGCTACTCAATACACATCTTTGATATTTCAAGAGTGATTGAGATAGAACTTAGAAATCTCGGGCATTCTAGCATCTAACCAGAGCTGGGTGTCACAGTTAAGGGTTTCATGTTGTGTAGATTATGCAGCACTTGTACACGCCCCCATTGTGAACGAGTCAGCCCACTACCAAAGTGTAGCCAAGCTACTCAGAGCACACGAGAAAATGAAAGTAAAGAAGGCTTCTATGGCTCAGGAGTTCCAAAGCTTACAACTTTTTGAGGTTTCTAGGGTTGGTTACAAATGAGTAGCCTCCTCCTCATATAGAGCAAGGAACCTTCTTGCTACCTTACAAGAATGGCTAGGATGGTGAGTGGCGGTCATCCAACGGCCAGGAATACTCTAGAGATCTGTCTGCTCTACACAACTCTTCCTGTAAGAACCCACTAGAGAATTCTAGTAACTTATAGAGTTCTCTATCATTGTTCACATTCTATGGAATTCTTTACACATCTTTACACATGATGTGCATAGCCTCCAATGCACAAGAAGAGCCAAAGATTAGCTAAGTCCTTGGCACCCTGCTTTGACCTCTCGAGATTGTCCGGTTTGTGACAATCTCCACCACATGTTGTGTTGACGCCCTTGTTGACGGCTCATCGATGATCTTCCATGTCAATTACTTGAATTTTCACATCATGTTATCCTATCTTCCTTGCCACCCTCGATTAACTACAAGGTTGAGATCATCCCAACCTTCTGTTTCCTTTCACACCATAGATACATTGTGCGCATGTCTCTCATCCACAATGCACATTACCGCAAGGGCATTGGAATTGCCTTCCCCTTGCTCAGTAGGTACATGCCTAATATGACCTTAGAGTCATGCAGTGAAATATCGGAGAGACCCTCTTGCTGATTCAGCCACCAATGCATAGCTCCATGTCCTTTGGCATGCCTTGAATGTGTTTGGCTTCTGAGTTAAAAGCCTTGATTCTAGATGAGGCCTTCAACAAAGTTAGATCCAACCGTTTCACCTCTTCTTCATAGGTGAAGTTGTGTGGCTCCTTGTCCACCATATCTTGTGGGCTTCCCATTGATCTATTTGTCCATGTACATTAACTCCCATCGAAGTGGCTGACCTCCTTCGCCATTTGACCCTGAAAAATGTCCATCATTCCGATTTTTGGCCCCTTATCTTCTTCATTGACCTGGATCGACACTAGTGGCTTCTTCTGTTGGCCCTCCCTTGCCTATGACCATCGTAAATGAATCTAGTCTGGCTTGTCTCTTAGCTCTTAGGCTTGTCATCTAGTATTGAGGAGTTGCCTTGACTCAATATGCAACTCCTTGTTGCCTTTGTCTTCTTTTCCATTGAGCTTCACGAGAAGGGCTTAAGGACCTGCTTATTGGGCACACCCTAGTTGGACGGGGGCCATCTTAGGTGAAGCATTTATCCTCTTGTGGCCCAGATATGTCTCGTCTATCCTTGCCCCCCTATTATCGTTGCCATCTCCTCCAATTGATGGCGTGTTAGATTCTTAGCACTTcgattattctcattttctcccaCCTTTGCCATGACCATCCCAAGAAGATCTTAGCTTGAATGAGTCACTTGTGAACTCTATTAATGACTTCGCTATTTGCCATGGTTGTATCTAGATCTGGCTTTCCTCATCGCTGCAATTCTTGTTGTGCACAATGTTGCATAACATTTTAGGAATCTTTGACGTAAGCACCAAGAAACATAGTCGCATATGGAACCCAAGTGCTTCAAGCACTTAAATTCCCTGCCACCAAGTAATAGATATTCCTGGGATAGAATCACTTCTTGATCTCACTATTTTCGTCCTTCAAGTGTCGATGGTGCATGTTCCTTCATCTCCACATGACAACCTTGAAGTATCATTCCAATTTCTACAGAAAATTATCTTGCTCTCTATCATCCATCGATCCATTAACGGTCCCAGGGTCTATTGTCCGCAACTTGGATGCTCCCCGAATGGCCATACTCCCATTGGCCATGACCCAAGTTCCTCAACTTGTTCCTGGACTATAGCAAGGGTTTCTAGCATTTTAACTTGGAAAGATCTGTGACCCAAAAGAGTGTTGGTGGAGTTGCTTAGAGCGCCTAGTGTCTCTCCCTTGAGTTCCTTGAGCAGTTCTCAAGACCCTCTATGTTGGTGGccattgatttgaactattcctgCCCATCTCCTATGACCAACTCCACCCATGCGAAAGTGCCTCTATCGGGGACATCTCGTTGCAAGACTTTTCCCTCTTGGGCGGCTAGGATTAGTAGCCACGTACTTATTCATTGCTGGTCACCTTTGATCCCATTGTGCTCCTTTTAACCCACAACCACTTGTTACAAACCACTTTGTAACCAGACCATGATACCACTTGCGACGACTAAGTGCGCCCCGGAACTATACTCAGGAAGGCTTTTATTACTCAAGAGCTCCAAAGCTTACATCTTTTTTAGGTCTCTAGGGTTGTTTATCGACGAGGGGTCCTCCTTATATAGCACTAGGAACCTTCTAGCTACTTTACAAGAATGACTAGGATGGTGCCAAGTGGCGATCATCCACCAAGCAGGAGTAACTTAAGAAAATTTCTATTCCACATAACTTTTACTAAAAGAACCCACCAAAGAACTCTAGAAGCTTCCAGAGATCTCTGCACTAGTTTACATGCTCCAACCATTCTTTAGAATTCTCTACTTATCTCTACACACTATATATATTTAGCCTCCAATTTACAAAAAGAGCAAAAAATTGGCTGATCTCTGATTTAGCTTGTTGGAATTTCCTGGTCTCTGACAAGGGGAGTCTTTGATTTAGCCCTTTTGAAATAGTCAACTTCGTGCATGCTTGAGCCTTAGGTCGGTCTACTGTGCTGTTTTTGTGGGTTATATGTTTCTTCAAAAgctaatttccaaaaaaaaaaaagatgcagaaaagaaaaaaaacaattgatgagtttatttgattcaacatATTGGATCGGTAAGGAATGCTTTTGTCCCAGTGCTTGTACTGAGTGGGTGGGGAGTGGATCCAAACCATCCTATCTACTGGTGGACCTTTATTGAAAATCATACAGAGGGATTATTGTCAGCGTTGGTTTTCCTGCTGATAGTTCAGTCATTtaccattcattttcatttttaccaTCCATTTGAAAGCTCATCAGGATGGCTATGGCCAACTGTTCAGTGTGACTTTCATCCATTGGGCCATCAATGACAAGGAtacactagatggatggtctggttCCCAGCCCGCATCTTCATGCATCAGGTATTGGGTGACCAGTACCCCTTGCAGATCCAACTTGCTAAGGACGAATGTTCGTGAACTTGACAAGTCATCGCATCCCCTTTCCTTGGGAAAgttttaggccctgtttggtagacacttaAAAAATaacttcatctcattttagtgtaATCTCTAAAATAAGACACGAAAATGAGGTAAACTCATTTTAGGCTTCTACCAAACAGGAAGCTTTCATTTCTGccatttcatttgaaagttttcCTCAAGAATGTTAGTCTTCTTCCcaactcactcactcactctctctctctctatatttctTCATTGTCCTTGCAGTTCTCTGGTAAATCTGTTGGAATTGTGGGTCTGGGCAGGATTGGTTCAGCCATTGCCAAGAGAGCCGAAGCATTCAGCTGCCCCATCAGCTACTTCTCAAGATCAGAAAAACCAAACTCAAAATACAAATACTATCCAAGCATCATTGAGTTGGCAGCTAACAGCCAGGTCCTTGTGATTGCATGCTCGTTAACAGAAGAAACCCGCCATATCGTCAACCGTGAGGTCATCGAAGCATTAGGACCTAAGGGTGTGCTTGTGAACATTGGGCGGGGCCCGATTGTGGATGAGCCTGAGCTCGTATCGGCTCTGCTTGAAGGCCGGTTGGGCGGGGCTGGGCTGGATGTATTTGACAACGAGCCCGAGCCGCCTAAGCAACTttttggcctcgacaatgtggtgCTCTTACCCCACATTGGAAGCGAGACACATGAGACCTGCAAAGTGATGGCAGACCTTGTGATTCGAAACTTGGAGGCTCACGTGCTGAATAAGCCTCTCTTAACTCCAGTTGTTTGAGTCCTGGAGAGGTATGCGGAGGTGGGTTGGAATCATGACCACCTCATTTGGTCCTGAGTCAATTAGATACTTGGACGTGTTGGAGGGCCCATGGTTCAGATatacatggatggaccatgtttcGTAAATCTTTTTAATTGGACCATCCTagttcttattattattaataaaagGTTACTATCCATCCTAGTTTTTTGAGTTGCAAAAACTGAAAAATCCAAGGATGCTAGGCACATCCTCACGCACACGATCATGTAATGTGAACTTTGTTGGGGCTTTGGACCATCGTTGATCATGGGCCGAGATGTTCATATCTGAACTGTGAAGGATTCACTCACTAGAGAATTGTCAATCTTTcctgtttaatgaaatgacctTTATTTTTTTGGTGAAGCAACCAAAATGTCCATGGCCTCTCATTTCCATGCATCTGATTTCAGTTGTAGAGGGTGTCTTTGGATGCCCTATCAAATTGGATTGTGATTATTGGCCTATGAAGTTGAAATAACAAAAACATAATTTCTGTAGCATTCATATTGATTGGCTGGGCTCCAAGCTACAATTGCATTGCTCTCTGGTTGGACTTGAAACAAACCTAACCGCAATTTGGGGAGGAATTCATCATTATCAATACCGGTACATCTCTACTTCATTGAACTGAATGCTCTCTATTCAATTCACGTGTGCATCCGAACACAGCCACAAAGGATTCCAGTGGTCTCTTGTTACTGGGAGCACCTGAGAAGCAGCTGAATGTTCTTTGATAGGGAAGCTTTAACTAAAGTGCAGGAGTTTGGGCATTTTTAGCCAGCCCTGATGTAATGATCACACTACATCGAGGTCACAGGTTCAGTTCCAACTCAGGGGTTGTTTGGTTACTGgtatttagggattttcacaGAGTTCCTCATGAATTCTGATTTTACTAAATAATGCCTACACTAAGCATGTAGATCCATTTAAGAGTTTTATTTTCTGTTGACCAAttttttttggatcaatttgCCATAATGGAACCATCGTATCTGTGAAATTTGGATAGCTACAAAAAGTATCAAGAACAGCAGAGGTTAGTTCAATTTCTTGTGTTTCTAAGAGATGAATTTGAACCTCTATGTGCTTTTATGTTACATCAGTCCCCTCTTTCAAGTGTTGTTGATTTTGTTCGTGAACGGCTGTGCGGGGGGTGACTTGGATTATGCCAATTTGATGTGCGGAGAAGTCATTTTTCAGTTAGACCAAGCTTCTCGTCGATTTGACAAAAAATAGGAGGATTTCTCAAATTGCTCGCTATGATGTTTTGGCCAATTTCGGTTTGACAGAAAGCTATGTTTGGTCGGATCTGTTACACAAAGTTGTACAAATTGGGCTATTTAAGCCTATTTTGGGATTAGGGCTTGTATCTTAAGAGTTATCATTCTAAGGGTGAGGGTTTTCGCGAGGGCGGGGATTTTTGCGAGGTGAGAGGGGTTTCCAATACTTGTAAGGACTTGGAAGAATTTCTCGAGGGGTTGCGTTTAGCAATGGGAGATCGGGTACATTTGTAATCGAAGAAGGTTAGCCCGAAGAAGGTGAGCCTATCTTCGTTTATCATGTTTTTGCAAAACAGACGGATTAACAATGGTGTTAGATCCAAAATTTAATGCCTAGGGTTGATACAAGTTTATTATGGTTCGAATTTACATTGTTGTGGTGTGATATAAAGGTGGTTTACTCCAACAGAGTAGTATAAGAGACAGGTTGGGCGGTTGGGCATTTGGGATTCAAGGAAAATGTCAGGATCAAAATTCTATATATGTCGAAGTCCCTAACAAATAAGTCCTGTGTGAAAATGCCACGAGACCTCCCCTTTAATACCGCTTTGatgtaagacaattaaccacttgttctaaaagctcgaattgatagagcatgacgaatcaatccatttatcttatagcccaagcccctcatcgcatgggttaggacctcggttgaAATGCCCTTGTGGGCTTTACTTCTGTAAAGTCTTGAAAAAATCTGTACTAAAATCCTAGTATGCCCACAAGCGGAACTGTCCGAGAATTGTGCTAGTTGAACTGGCAAACCGTGCTAAATCCGGTGGAATTTAGGATAATTAGGGCTGGATAACCACCTCCGCCAGTCGTGGATGGTTAATGTTGCAAACATAGCTAACCTTGATGTTAACTGAGACTTGAAAAAAGCTTCAAGGATTTACTCGTcttggaaatgccccgattagcCGTAATGGAACTAGACCGCGCGATAGGGGTCCGCTAAACCCGAAACTATACGATAATGTCCGTCTTGTCAGGGTCGAAGTCCATCACGGGTGGCGAGCCGAGATAACATCTAGAATCACTCAACTTGGTTCGAAAGCCGGTGCATGGGATATGCAAATGCCTTAGGTAGAAACATGGAATTTAAGTGAAATGAGCCCTTTActctttcacaaagttgtaacTTTTGGGTCGCTGGTTTACAACTAAACTCAGGGTTTGGGTCAAGGACATTTCCCCGCACATATTCATGTATAGTTGCGGCCCTGATCAATTTTTCGTGATCGTTGATCGGAGTAGGGCCCTCATGGCTGATCGATGCATCCGATCATCACATGGTTGTATTCGAATGTGGATCTCTTAGTGATGACCCTATGATGTATATCAGCCCCTAAACCTCCTAAGAGACCCCGTTGGTTGGAAACAAACTCCTTTAGGGGTTGGTATGTTGGACAAAGGGTCATTGGGGAAATTTGTGCACATTCAGACACTATAAATAACCACCAAATTCACCATCTctttccccatacgaatttacaaccctagcccgagagagagagagagagagagagagagagagagagagagagagatcggtcaGAAGAGTTTACCCTTCTCCCCTTCAATCCGCAATCTAGTCGTGATCGGGTCTATCATCGGAGTATCTTTGGCGACAATTAGAGGTAATTGGTGAACCATGCTTATAGGCTTAGGTCTTGTAGTTTATTACATCTAAATCTTACAAGCTCTTGTGATTGTTTAGGTGGTCAATAATCTTTTcataaatccctaaccctaggagCAAGTCCAAGTCGGACGAGCTAGCAAAAGGTGTAGACCATTATTTGTAGGTTGCTATTTATTGAGTTTTATGTTTTAGTACGTGATTTATGCTTGTGAATATGTAAATGCATGCTAACTTATGTATGTTTCAACTTTTCTTTCATAAAATGTTATTTCCAACGTAGTGATACTTGCACGTTTGaaaaaatgcttgaatgagtaaATTGCTAGATTTAATGTTCATGTTTTATTCTTGTAATTACTATTGCCGGTTAACTAGTTTTGTTGGATAATTAGAACTGCTTGAGTAGTTGGGTTAGTCAGCAAATCATAGAATACaggggtggcccgagttaggtcGGCCATCCCAAACTCGTTCGATTAATTCGGGCCGTGACGACCGACAGTATCTGAATTacgcgggatgcttgcacccaatgccggtcgCATTGGGGTTCACCTGAGTTAATCGAAATCGTTTAATAACCAACTAATCGTGTATGTTTACCACGTATGATCATGACTGCTTGAATCTGAGATACCTCATACATTTTCAAAAAGTATATTGATAACCATTAATGACACGATCTACAAGTCTCATGAGATAGCATGGTCGTCTGGGACACCGTGCTTGTATCGTCGGGCTACGTTGggttgacgagcctccctgtagtgactgtgAGTAATATTttctacaacttgcctatcgtatatgttAGACTGTGAGTGACGAACCCAGGTGGGTCAAGGGACACAGGTAAGGAGCTGTTACAACCTTTTTGCACCTAGTGATTCGGATGAGACCAATGATTAAAGGGAGGTGTTTCAGTTTCCTTAATATGCTGAACGAATAAGATAGTTAACTGCTCAACTAATCATAAACATCAACTGCATCGCATTAGCTTAGGTTGTGGCGGTTTGAAGTCGTTGTTatatgatgagggagtgttggcatttgcgaaataaGCGTCGAAGTTGCTTGTGAGTGAGGATTGGATTATAAGAGTATGCATCAGTTCATAATCATATCTATGCATATTAATAGGAGTACTTAGAAAATTGAGTGTTTAAATGCTTTATGATTACCTATGCTAGTAGAGTTGGTAACATGCATAACTTAAAACTAATTAAACCACGGAGTTAATCATTCACTCCCATCCTggaatgatattttaaaacaccaagcatatgatgttgtagatgcaggtgtgATTGAGGCCGACACATTGGAGGCGTGCATGGACTCGGAGGAGTTTGCGTACTTATAGCTATCGGACGAACCGATGTAGCCGGTGCGCTGCTCAACTAGGAGCGTCGAGTGTTTTAGTTTAGTTGAACGTCATATTGACACATTTATTTACTTTTGAGCATTTTATATTGAGCCCTAATTGTGAACCCGTACTCTGGATACATGCGTATTACTCGTTTAGTTGATTTACTTTATTCTAatacatttatttcataatatattatattgtctAGTTTAGTTCTATGCTAATTCGAATATTAAATTAAACGTATCAAAAGGCCACGTTTACACAAGGCATAGGTGACACGAAGAATATAAAAAATTGAGTACTTGCTTGACTTCTCAAAATTCAGAGCATTACAAGTTAGTATTGGAGCATGAGTTTAAAGTTAAATGGAATCGTGGGCGCGAAACTTCCGTAATAAGTACGCTGAAGTAGATAGAATCTTGGCATTAGCAACATTTAACCCTATAGATAAACTCCCAATTGatggacaatgagatgaacttagaaatcaaaaccGATCGTTGTGTATTCACTTAATCCACCTCATGatcaggggtgtacatcgagtcaaatcgagtcgagctggcctcagctcaactcggctcaacaactagttgacctcagctcgaactcgactcggctcggtccttgagcttgactggccagctcggcttggttcggtcagcagctcgggccaattcgagccaagatcaagtcgAGTTCACCATtgtaacattttcacaaacacctagatcgCACCTTCAAAacctcactgtatttgagacaacagtaatggatttacatgtattttatcaaacaccttctaagcaacataaaaatcaaaataaaaaaatgatgttGGTTTCctatacataccttctttgccacccgCCACACTTCTTTCCAATCTTTCATCAagcacttagtgagcaacatcaatatcaaagtaaccaagtcactgaactagttcaatttgagctgggttcaatccgagtcgagtcaaggtgggaccaacttgaacttggctccatctcatttttgagctcaaaaaatcagctccactCTCTCGAACTCAACTTTAAACCTGGTCGAATCAAGCCTTTTAGAGTCGAGTCGTGCGagccaaccgagctagctcggttcgtgtacacctctgcaCGATAACGTTCGTAAACACCATGGTTTCTCGTAAAAAAATCCAGTGGTTGGCGTGCCATCCCCAATTTTTGCTGTTTTGTGGTCCATACAAGTTAGTTATTAGAATAATTTTCTGATCCACTGCCCAGAATCTCGGAAGGCGCctggtggacggattggattttacatagATAATACGGTGAATCCACAGAGCGTGATTGTTGTACGCTCTCCATGAAACATGTTTTGTAGAAGGGTCTGATTTCTTGATTCACATCCTGCCATGAGTTGGCTCAgctgatggacggaatagattttaTACAGCCTTCACGTATGGCCCCACAGTGCTTCTTGTTGTACGGGCTACCTACATCCGGAGTTGTTGGAAATTCGCGCCCCCCCGCCTTGGGGCGGCGGATTAGATCCTTGtgtcagtagccaaatcactaTTGACGTGACGTCACTAAGCTCTgttgacccaccgtgatgcatgtgttgtatccataccgtccaaccatttccaGATATCGttttatgacatgagaaaaagaatgaaatagatctaaagttcaagtggacccaccacggaaaaccgtgggagcagtcacactccgatgaaacatttatagggcccaccatgatgtatttttgagtttcaacttattcataaattaacgtagagatagataaagtgaaaacataaatatcggtgGCTTCACCGAAAACtcccgtggcccctaagaagttttgaacggtggatgtcacagtccctgctgtttcttatggtggggtcaacttgaactttagatctatatcaTTAATTTTCTAGTACcacataaaacgatctctacaaatggttggacggtatggatataacacatgcatcatggtgggcccacagagcttggtgacgtcacttcagtagcaatttcactactgaacttgtcagtatctaatccgcgcccccgccttggaaacggattggctactccccctgccaccggcgcagtggccggtggtcggtgctgtgtgggccccaccatgatgtatttgttatacatgctcgttcatccatttttatagatcattttagggcttaaccgggaaaattagagggatataaatctcaggtagaccacaccacaggaaacaatagtgattggatattcaccattaaaatcctccttaggcccactgtatggtttatctgacatccaatcggttgattaggtcatgtgagCCCAGGCTCAtgtgaaggtaaaaaacaaatattatcttcaaccaaaacttttatggcatccaaaaggtttttaatggttgacgctcatccAAGacggtttcctgtaatgtggtccacttgagattgaaatATATCTCATTTCTGGTCTCAAATCATTTtataattgatggtatggatgaaatacatacatcatagttgggtccacatagcaccgaccatcagcaatTGGCTAATGGCAggggagttgccaatccgtttcGGCTAACTCAAGCCAATGATAGGCGTAATCGTGCGGTTGAGATAAATGGGGGCAAGATACGTATCACGTGTAAatatctggtccattcatcagataCTGCCACTGCGATTATCTACTTAtgtagggaaacggattggctactccccctgccaccagccccttggctggtggtcggtgcgctgtgggctctaccatgatgtatgtgtttcattcattacgttcatccattttctgaagatcatttcagggcttggTCTAAAatattagaggtatataaatctcacgtggtacacaccacaagaaaacaatagagatggattggatatccaccattaaaatcttcctgacgctcactgtactgtttatttgatatccaatctgtcgATTACGTCATACAAGCTCAGatgaagatgaagggaaaagacaaaaatcagcttgatccagagc
This region includes:
- the LOC131223061 gene encoding glyoxylate/hydroxypyruvate/pyruvate reductase 2KGR-like, whose translation is MGTLGVLMTFPMLPYLEEELAKRFNLFRLWQSPTTKQEFLRQNSHSIRAVVTSSRVGAGSDMIEGLPKLEIVSTFSVGFDSIDLRKCRERGIRVTNTPDVLTDDVADLAIGLILSTLRRICVLDRYVRSGFWKTGHSELASKFSGKSVGIVGLGRIGSAIAKRAEAFSCPISYFSRSEKPNSKYKYYPSIIELAANSQVLVIACSLTEETRHIVNREVIEALGPKGVLVNIGRGPIVDEPELVSALLEGRLGGAGLDVFDNEPEPPKQLFGLDNVVLLPHIGSETHETCKVMADLVIRNLEAHVLNKPLLTPVV